A genome region from Carya illinoinensis cultivar Pawnee chromosome 2, C.illinoinensisPawnee_v1, whole genome shotgun sequence includes the following:
- the LOC122297168 gene encoding 60S ribosomal protein L6, mitochondrial — MEAKFFRFLKIVGVGYKARAEAEGRLLFLKLGYSHEVELTVPPAVRVFCFKNNVICCTGLDKQRVHQFAATVRSCKPPEVYKGKGIMYVDEVIKKKQGKKSK; from the coding sequence ATGGAAGCCAAATTTTTTCGATTTCTTAAGATTGTGGGTGTTGGGTACAAAGCCAGAGCTGAAGCTGAAGGACGCCTCTTGTTTCTCAAATTGGGATACAGTCATGAGGTTGAATTGACTGTTCCTCCGGCTGTCCGTGTTTTCTGCTTCAAGAACAATGTAATATGTTGCACTGGATTGGACAAGCAAAGAGTGCACCAGTTTGCTGCTACTGTTCGTAGCTGTAAGCCGCCTGAAGTGTACAAGGGCAAGGGCATTATGTACGTTGACGAAGTTATCAAGAAGAAGCAAGGAAAGAAATCAAAATGA